The region GGCTGGCGAGAGCATGAGGAGCGAGGCACACCTCCAATTCCATGCCCCCTGCCCCTCCGCCGTCCTCGAAAACCGTGATCAACCCGTCCAGCTTGTTCCCCGGGCCGGTCCGGACGCCCAGCGGCCTGCCCCAGCCAAAATCATTGCCATACACATCAAACCGCGGCGAGCCGCTCACTACCACAATGGCAGGATCCCCACCTAAGTCAGGCGCGTATCTTAAGCTGGGGTTTTTAGACCAAGCCACGAGCTCCTCTGTCACCGTCGCCTCGTCGACCGAAGCCACAACACGGTTCAGTAGCCAGgccgtccagcccagccggccgtcCCCTAGGATCTCGCCGACTGGCTGCCTAGCAGCCGCTCCTGAAATCGCGTTGCCCACGTAACCCCGTGGAATGCCCTTCAACCGTGTCCTGCATCCCACGGGGAGGACGAGCCTCGTCTCCCTGTCCGGCGCCAGCCCCCGGGCTCGACACACCGCTCGCCATAGGTGCGCCAGCAGGGCCTGCAACGAGGAGATGGTGGCCGTGGCCGTGCCGGCCATCTCGGCATTCGCTTTAGCCTTGAGCTTCTTTATGCTCTCCGGAGAGAAATGGATTGAGCATTCTTGCACCGGCGGGCACTCGAACCGCCTCGCCATGTTCTGCACCTTGGCAAAGTGCAGAGGGATCGCCACGGGACAGCCGTCGTGGAACCACCTCTCGAATGGAGGCAACGGCGCCGCTGTGAATATGTTGTCATCACCGCTTCTGCTCATCTCCGACCATGTGTTGAAGAGGTCCCACAGTGTCGTGCCGTCCGCGGCCGCGTGGCTGAGCGACATGGCGACGAAGACGCCGTCGGCGAGCTCAGTGACCTGCACGGCCAGGAGCGGCCGGCTGGGGTCGACGGCCGCGTCCGTGCTTAGCATCCCGTTGAGAGGGAAGAAAGAGGAGACAACGCGCGGGATGACCCGGAGCGGGCCGGAGATGTCGGATACGTCGACCCCGGGCGCCACGGCGTGGATGAACTCGGCGCCTTCGTCCCCGCAGCGGAGGGAGATCGTCAGACCCTGCGGAGCACCGGCACTGGCCGCCGGCGCAACGGCGAAGCGGCCGGCAAGGGGGTAGAAGCGGCCCAAGGCGCGTGTGAAGGATGACGCGAGGTGTTGGACGGCGCTGGCCGGAGGCTTGGGCAGGAGGACTCCTTCCTGGCTGTAGCCCACGGTGATCCGCCGCAGGTCCCATGGCGTAAGGTGGATGGTCTGAGGCTCCGGCGACACTGAGCTCTTTTGATACTCCGGCTTGACCATGCGCCTGGAGATGATCTGGACACCGCCGCATTCCATTAATTTTGATCGCCGAAGCAGTAGCAACTATGGAGAGTGTGAGTTTGAGGAGAGCACGATCGTGTGTGTTCCGAGAGTTTTGATCGTGTATATATTAAGGGAGCCCATGTTAGCCCATGCGTGTGACACGCAGGCACACCTCGTGGATAAGCACGACAACAGAGATCTGGTGCACATGAATATACAAAGCACGTGAAGAAAATAAGAAATTACTCCACTACTGAATCAGCAAACCTTGCCTATTGCCGAGCAATGCTACATTCATGCAAAGCTACGTAAGGTTTACGTAATGCTGCTGATTTGGCAAATTTTAATTGGAAGAaggggagggaggggccccacatccatgaaatcaggggaggagagaattAGAGGGAAGGTTATGTAGGATCACGTAACAGGTTACGTAGATGTAGTATTATCGCCTATTGCCGGATGTTTGTCGAGTGCTTTCTATCATGAGCTTGGCATTAAAACCAGTTCGTCGAATGCAAGGTAGAAAAACTCGGCAAAAAAAGCTCATCGAATATGTGAAACTCGACAAAACCTGACCTTTGCCGAGTACGAGTAACAAACAACTCGGCAAAGACTTGACCAAGTGACCCGACACATATCAGGTGACGGTCCGATGATGGTGGAGCTAGCTCCCTTTCCCGAGTGCCCCCTAATGAAAAGCCGGCGAATATTTACGAATTCCTTTCTAAACATACGGGAGGAAAGTCAGGAGTTGCCAGCAGGCGCCATGTGGCTTTGTTTCCAGAGTCTGACACACCGTGCACTCGGCAAAACCTATTTTTCCTATTCTTTTCCTTTTCTCCCACACAATTATTTTCTATCTTTGTCAAGCAGCCGATGTTTCCTTCTTCGTTTATTTCTtggttttttattttcttatttatttcctataTTTTCTGAATGTGCTTTTTAAATTTGTTTATTTCTTCTGCAACGTGAGTGGGTACATTTTCTCATTGTCCCGAATCTACTAACATAACATATGCCCCATCTGTGGCGTGGAATGTGAGGACGACCTCAACGCGCTCTACACGTGTCCGCGTGCAGTGACCCTCTGCAATTAGTGGTGACGGAGCGGCCTCTTCCTGATCAGATCCATCGCAACACCGGCCCGGAGTGGTTGTTTGGAGTTCTTGAACTCTTATGAGATGTTATGAGAATGGTGTTCTTGATGACACTCTTGCACACTTGGCATGTTTGCCACCAGATTACGCTAGAGAAGGAGGCTCCACCAACTGAAGCTAGCCGACGCTTCCTCCTGGACTACATCAACTCCTTGTTTTGCANNNNNNNNNNNNNNNNNNNNNNNNNNNNNNNNNNNNNNNNNNNNNNNNNNNNNNNNNNNNNNNNNNNNNNNNNNNNNNNNNNNNNNNNNNNNNNNNNNNNNNNNNNNNNNNNNNNNNNNNNNNNNNNNNNNNNNNNNNNNNNNNNNNNNNNNNNNNNNNNNNNNNNNNNNNNNNNNNNNNNNNNNNNNNNNNNNNNNNNNNNNNNNNNNNNNNNNNNNNNNNNNNNNNNNNNNNNNNNNNNNNNNNNNNNNNNNNNNNNNNNNNNNNNNNNNNNNNNNNNNNNNNNNNNNNNNNNNNNNNNNNNNNNNNNNNNNNNNNNNNNNNNNNNNNNNNNNNNNNNNNNNNNNNNNNNNNNNNNNNNNNNNNNNNNNNNNNNNNNNNNNNNNNNNNNNNNNNNNNNNNNNNNNNNNNNNNNNNNNNNNNNNNNNNNNNNNNNNNNNNNNNNNNNNNNNNNNNNNNNNNNNNNNNNNNNNNNNNNNNNNNNNNNNNNNNNNNNNNNNNNNNNNNNNNNNNNNNNNNNNNNNNNNNNNNNNNNNNNNNNNNNNNNNNNNNNNNNNNNNNNNNNNNNNNNNNNNNNNNNNNNNNNNNNNNNNNNNNNNNNNNNNNNNNNNNNNNNNNNNNNNNNNNNNNNNNNNNNNNGGACATATGGTTCTTCCTGACCAAACTAGGTTCAAGACCTAGCCATACCCCCTCTCGGTGCCATATCCTGACATCGTGATAGCTCCCGTGAATTTCCTGCTTTCTATAAATTTCCTTGGATTTAACCGGCATCATCCCGCATGTGGGCAGCTAGCAGCCTAGCCTGCCTTCCCCCCCACACGCGCGCCCATGATGACGGGGCCTCCCTTTCCTATAGCCGCACAAGGCCTAGACATGGTCCAAGGGCAACTTTCAACCCATTTTGTGCCACTATTCAGGTGGTCACAGCTCAGATCTCGAATCTCTGGCATTAAAACCCTAGAAATGCAATAGATGTTCCAACTATAACAGACGGGACCTGAAAAGGCTA is a window of Triticum dicoccoides isolate Atlit2015 ecotype Zavitan chromosome 2B, WEW_v2.0, whole genome shotgun sequence DNA encoding:
- the LOC119368834 gene encoding uncharacterized acetyltransferase At3g50280-like — protein: MECGGVQIISRRMVKPEYQKSSVSPEPQTIHLTPWDLRRITVGYSQEGVLLPKPPASAVQHLASSFTRALGRFYPLAGRFAVAPAASAGAPQGLTISLRCGDEGAEFIHAVAPGVDVSDISGPLRVIPRVVSSFFPLNGMLSTDAAVDPSRPLLAVQVTELADGVFVAMSLSHAAADGTTLWDLFNTWSEMSRSGDDNIFTAAPLPPFERWFHDGCPVAIPLHFAKVQNMARRFECPPVQECSIHFSPESIKKLKAKANAEMAGTATATISSLQALLAHLWRAVCRARGLAPDRETRLVLPVGCRTRLKGIPRGYVGNAISGAAARQPVGEILGDGRLGWTAWLLNRVVASVDEATVTEELVAWSKNPSLRYAPDLGGDPAIVVVSGSPRFDVYGNDFGWGRPLGVRTGPGNKLDGLITVFEDGGGAGGMELEVCLAPHALASLIADQELMNPSV